One window from the genome of Tolypothrix sp. NIES-4075 encodes:
- a CDS encoding superoxide dismutase — MAFTQDPLPFDFNALEPYGMKAETFEYHYGKHHKAYVDNLNKLVEGKDLADKPLEEVIKISFKDPSLTGVFNNAAQVWNHTFFWNSLKPAGGGTPSGDLAAKIDKDFGSFDKFKEEFSNAATTQFGSGWAWLIDDNGTLKVTKTPNAENPLAHNQKALLTLDVWEHAYYIDFRNARPAFIKNFLDQLVNWDFVAQNLAKA, encoded by the coding sequence ATGGCATTTACACAAGACCCCCTACCCTTCGACTTTAACGCTTTAGAGCCGTATGGCATGAAAGCTGAGACTTTCGAATATCACTATGGCAAGCATCATAAAGCTTATGTAGATAACCTTAACAAGCTCGTTGAAGGTAAAGACCTCGCTGATAAACCCTTAGAAGAAGTGATCAAAATTTCTTTTAAAGACCCCTCTTTAACAGGAGTTTTCAACAACGCAGCTCAAGTTTGGAATCATACTTTCTTTTGGAATTCTTTGAAGCCAGCAGGCGGCGGTACACCAAGCGGTGATTTAGCTGCTAAAATTGACAAAGATTTTGGTAGCTTTGATAAATTCAAAGAAGAGTTTTCTAACGCGGCTACAACACAATTTGGCAGCGGATGGGCTTGGTTGATTGATGATAATGGTACGCTGAAGGTGACGAAAACACCGAATGCAGAGAACCCTCTAGCTCATAATCAGAAAGCACTCCTAACTCTAGACGTTTGGGAACATGCTTACTACATTGACTTCCGCAATGCTCGTCCTGCCTTTATCAAGAACTTCTTAGATCAGTTGGTAAACTGGGATTTCGTCGCACAAAATTTAGCCAAGGCATAA
- a CDS encoding bifunctional pantoate--beta-alanine ligase/(d)CMP kinase produces MRLLTTVAALRCYLAKRRSENQLCQSEELLSNEATSWYQTPVGLVPTMGALHQGHLSLIERARRENATVIVSIFVNPLQFGPNEDFQRYPRTLEADGQFCEQAGVDAIFAPSPEELGVPQKSIQDSIVTQVIPPSAMISRLCGRSRLGHFQGVATIVTKLLNLVQPDRAYFGQKDGQQLAIIRRLVADLNLPTEIVACPTMREASGLALSSRNQYLTATEKQQAAVLYRGLRQAEAAFKAGVRNTSTLIAAVEQELAMVTTVLVEYIELVEPTTLMSLEEVKEEGMLAIAARLGSTRLIDNTILRDRSPVIAIDGPAGAGKSTVARQVAANLGLVYLDTGAMYRAFTWLVLQEEIALDDECAIAELANLCVIELTPGENLQSPVRVWINHTDVTQVIRTPKVTSKVSGISAQSAVREALVKQQQNWGKKGGIVAEGRDIGTHVFPDAEVKIFLTASVSERARRRQQDFQKQGQPEVSLEQLEKDIAERDWKDSTRKVSPLQKAADAIEIQTDGLSISEVTAKIVDFYQQRLSQL; encoded by the coding sequence GTGCGCCTGCTGACAACAGTTGCAGCTTTACGCTGTTATTTAGCTAAACGTCGTTCGGAAAATCAGCTTTGCCAGTCGGAGGAACTGCTATCAAATGAGGCAACCAGCTGGTATCAGACACCAGTTGGTCTGGTTCCGACGATGGGAGCTTTGCATCAAGGTCATTTAAGCTTGATAGAACGGGCACGGCGAGAAAACGCCACGGTAATCGTCAGTATATTCGTTAATCCCCTGCAATTTGGTCCCAATGAGGATTTTCAACGCTATCCTCGAACTTTAGAGGCAGATGGACAATTTTGTGAACAAGCTGGTGTGGATGCGATTTTTGCGCCTTCTCCGGAGGAATTAGGAGTTCCGCAGAAGAGTATACAAGATTCAATTGTTACACAAGTTATCCCTCCATCTGCTATGATATCACGCTTGTGTGGTCGTTCTCGGCTAGGTCACTTTCAGGGTGTGGCTACGATTGTTACCAAGCTTTTAAACTTGGTACAGCCCGATCGAGCCTATTTCGGTCAAAAGGATGGTCAGCAACTGGCAATTATTAGAAGGCTAGTGGCTGATTTGAATTTGCCGACAGAAATTGTTGCTTGTCCAACGATGCGGGAAGCATCAGGTCTTGCCTTGAGTTCCCGCAATCAATATTTGACTGCAACAGAAAAACAGCAGGCAGCGGTATTATATCGCGGCTTGCGGCAAGCTGAAGCAGCATTTAAAGCGGGCGTTCGTAACACCAGCACTCTGATCGCAGCAGTGGAGCAAGAACTAGCAATGGTCACTACTGTTTTAGTCGAATATATTGAATTGGTTGAACCGACTACGTTGATGTCTTTAGAGGAAGTTAAGGAGGAAGGAATGCTTGCGATCGCAGCTCGTCTTGGTTCTACACGTTTGATTGATAATACCATCCTGCGCGATCGCTCTCCCGTCATCGCCATTGATGGACCGGCTGGTGCTGGTAAATCAACGGTGGCTCGTCAAGTGGCAGCGAACTTGGGTTTAGTATATTTAGATACAGGCGCAATGTATCGAGCTTTTACTTGGCTAGTGTTGCAAGAAGAAATTGCTTTGGATGATGAGTGTGCGATCGCTGAATTAGCTAACCTGTGTGTCATTGAACTGACTCCGGGCGAAAATTTACAATCTCCTGTGCGAGTCTGGATTAATCATACTGATGTTACTCAGGTAATTCGCACGCCAAAAGTAACATCGAAAGTATCCGGCATATCCGCACAAAGCGCTGTACGTGAAGCACTAGTTAAACAACAGCAAAACTGGGGTAAAAAAGGTGGAATAGTAGCTGAAGGACGGGATATCGGTACCCACGTTTTTCCCGATGCTGAAGTCAAAATCTTTTTAACCGCTTCGGTTAGCGAACGCGCACGGCGTCGTCAGCAAGACTTTCAAAAACAAGGTCAACCCGAAGTCAGTTTAGAGCAGCTGGAAAAAGACATCGCCGAACGCGACTGGAAAGATAGCACCCGCAAAGTTTCCCCCTTGCAGAAAGCAGCAGATGCAATTGAAATACAAACCGATGGTCTCTCAATTTCAGAAGTCACGGCAAAAATTGTTGACTTCTACCAGCAAAGGTTATCTCAATTGTAA
- a CDS encoding septal ring lytic transglycosylase RlpA family protein, whose product MNQRHLWTIVTLFMTVLGMPSIGRTQTAKETDTASEKTPSADIVKVGEYQSSAGNLTSDAVITEIHPHNLGGHQAATLFIRKIPVLTFVSSTPVKTEETKVDTKVGVTGGDTQSTQSNNAVADTSVKVASVGTITPVSNQTNIGDDDPVQRAGVVAAKINQLSRENVDASQIIVSWKALSATTNQAQNKSVSADQTSSDRYIIKVNNQELVEINDQTRSPDTTNNLAQDALQTTNRLRRLLGNASPLNQILNLPARLPVSIPKLPSEINIGPVKVTLRGVASYYGYDGSGNRTASGQRFNPEGLTAAHRHLPFGTRVRVTNTRNGRSVVVRINDRGPFIRGRVIDLSVAAARILGMMGSGVAPVRIEVLGR is encoded by the coding sequence ATGAATCAAAGACATTTGTGGACTATTGTCACCCTGTTTATGACTGTTTTGGGAATGCCCTCAATCGGTCGCACTCAAACAGCCAAGGAAACGGATACCGCTTCGGAAAAAACACCTTCAGCCGATATCGTCAAGGTGGGAGAGTATCAATCCTCAGCAGGGAACCTTACCTCGGATGCCGTAATTACGGAAATTCATCCTCACAATCTTGGAGGTCATCAGGCAGCAACCCTATTTATTCGCAAGATTCCTGTTCTCACCTTTGTGAGTTCTACACCAGTCAAGACCGAAGAAACCAAAGTAGATACCAAAGTTGGTGTAACTGGTGGTGATACTCAAAGTACACAGTCAAACAATGCTGTTGCTGACACTTCTGTAAAAGTAGCGAGTGTTGGAACTATAACTCCTGTTAGTAACCAGACAAACATTGGCGATGATGACCCGGTTCAAAGAGCTGGTGTAGTAGCAGCGAAGATAAACCAGTTAAGCCGGGAAAATGTAGATGCCAGTCAAATAATCGTCAGTTGGAAAGCTCTTAGCGCGACAACAAATCAGGCACAAAATAAAAGTGTCTCTGCTGACCAAACATCGAGCGATCGCTATATCATCAAAGTCAATAACCAAGAATTGGTGGAAATTAACGATCAAACGCGATCGCCAGACACAACTAATAATCTGGCACAAGATGCATTGCAAACTACGAATCGCTTGCGGAGATTACTAGGCAATGCATCTCCTCTAAACCAGATTCTTAACTTACCGGCACGACTACCGGTATCAATACCAAAATTGCCATCAGAGATTAACATCGGACCTGTGAAAGTCACCCTCAGGGGAGTAGCTTCTTATTATGGCTATGATGGTTCCGGCAATCGCACCGCCAGCGGTCAGAGATTTAACCCAGAAGGACTAACAGCCGCTCATCGCCATTTACCCTTTGGTACGCGAGTCCGTGTTACCAACACCCGCAACGGTCGTTCTGTAGTAGTACGAATTAACGATCGCGGTCCATTCATTCGCGGTCGAGTAATTGACCTTTCTGTTGCCGCTGCCCGCATTTTAGGAATGATGGGCAGTGGTGTAGCACCAGTGCGGATTGAAGTCTTAGGAAGGTAA
- the glsA gene encoding glutaminase A — protein sequence MMAQENLEAVLNDLHWKYKSLQDGAVAKYIPELAKVNPELFSICVVTVDGEVYQVGDDKQLFTIQSISKVFAYGLALEDHGRDYVLTRVGVEPTGDAFNAIILDEQSNRPLNPMVNAGAIATTSLIKGNGATERLNRMLNMFRRYIGHDVFVDISVFTSERSTGHRNRAMAHLMLNFGMIDPNIEESLDLYFQQCAVMVNCQDLAVMAATLANKGINPLTKERAVNSSYIKDILSVMYTCGMYNFAGEWAYKIGIPAKSGVCGGIIAIVPNQMGIGVFSPRLDARGNSVRGVKVCEELSQHLGLHLFECSRNNLKSGDLCN from the coding sequence ATGATGGCACAAGAAAATTTAGAAGCTGTTCTCAACGACTTGCATTGGAAATACAAGTCACTGCAAGATGGTGCAGTAGCTAAGTATATACCGGAGTTAGCAAAGGTGAATCCGGAGTTGTTTAGCATCTGCGTTGTAACTGTTGATGGTGAGGTTTACCAAGTCGGTGATGACAAACAATTATTTACTATCCAGTCGATTTCCAAGGTGTTTGCATATGGACTTGCGCTTGAGGATCATGGACGGGATTATGTTTTAACTAGGGTTGGGGTGGAACCCACGGGAGATGCATTTAATGCAATTATTTTAGATGAGCAATCAAATCGACCATTAAATCCAATGGTAAATGCGGGAGCGATCGCCACCACCAGTTTAATCAAAGGTAATGGTGCAACCGAACGTCTCAATCGAATGTTGAATATGTTTCGCCGATATATCGGTCATGATGTATTCGTTGACATCTCCGTATTTACCTCAGAGCGCTCCACCGGACATCGCAACCGGGCAATGGCGCACTTAATGCTAAACTTTGGCATGATTGATCCTAACATTGAAGAATCGCTGGATTTGTACTTCCAGCAATGCGCTGTGATGGTAAATTGCCAGGACTTGGCAGTTATGGCAGCTACTTTGGCGAACAAAGGTATCAATCCGCTTACAAAAGAGCGTGCCGTGAATAGCAGTTATATAAAAGACATTTTGAGCGTCATGTATACCTGCGGCATGTATAATTTTGCCGGTGAATGGGCTTATAAAATTGGTATTCCTGCGAAAAGTGGTGTTTGTGGTGGAATTATCGCTATAGTACCAAATCAGATGGGAATCGGAGTATTTTCACCGCGTCTTGATGCACGTGGTAACAGTGTTCGGGGGGTGAAGGTATGTGAAGAACTTTCCCAGCATTTAGGCTTACATCTATTTGAGTGTTCGCGCAATAATTTAAAGTCGGGAGATTTATGTAATTAA
- a CDS encoding MHYT domain-containing protein has translation MLYLATVLTANFDIRLIVLSIAIAIIGSCIALDIAEQISLAKTSSRLWWVTGSALTLGITIWVMHFIGILSYRLPIRVEYDYTIVLISMVVAIGGSAIGFFIISYQPKVGYVTLLVASFFVAGAIYGMHYTPMLALKVSAEQVHDLKLITLSVGVGIGGSFCAFWLTFRPIQEKIISLEVRKFYTALLMGGAICGMHYIAMAGVKFKAKNVSALLDVAADNTILIIAINIGTLIILILGQLAAFYGRRLSAELAATEALRQSEERLEELVKERTQELEAAKLIAEAANRTKSEFLANMNHELRTPLTAIIGFSSVLLEKVFGSLNDKQEQYVRGINKCGYQQLNLINDLLDLAKIEAGREELDIVTLAVEPICQDCLAVIREQAIARGLDLLLEIAPDITICNADDRRLRQILLNLLSNAVKFTEFGFVKLKVEKKSGFINFAVIDTGIGISPEDQQKLFQTFQQVGSDRDRQRQGTGLGLALSKNLALLHGGDITVESELGKGSNLTLLLPESPVGNSLQKVVKE, from the coding sequence ATGTTGTATTTAGCTACAGTCTTGACAGCTAACTTTGATATACGTCTGATTGTCCTTTCAATTGCTATTGCCATAATTGGTTCATGCATTGCCTTAGATATAGCTGAACAAATCTCCCTTGCTAAAACATCTAGTCGGCTGTGGTGGGTGACGGGTAGCGCACTTACCTTAGGAATTACCATCTGGGTAATGCACTTTATTGGCATTCTTTCATATCGGCTGCCGATACGAGTTGAATATGATTATACAATCGTCTTAATTTCAATGGTAGTAGCAATTGGCGGTTCAGCAATTGGATTTTTTATTATTAGCTATCAGCCAAAAGTAGGTTACGTAACGCTATTAGTTGCGAGCTTTTTTGTAGCAGGTGCAATTTATGGAATGCACTATACGCCAATGTTAGCGCTGAAAGTCTCTGCCGAGCAGGTGCATGATTTAAAGTTAATTACTCTGAGTGTTGGAGTAGGGATTGGTGGCTCATTTTGCGCTTTCTGGCTGACTTTTCGTCCCATTCAAGAGAAGATAATATCTTTAGAAGTGCGGAAGTTTTACACTGCTTTGCTGATGGGAGGTGCAATTTGTGGAATGCACTACATCGCAATGGCAGGCGTTAAGTTTAAGGCAAAAAATGTTTCCGCCTTGTTAGATGTTGCCGCAGATAATACTATATTAATAATAGCAATTAACATTGGTACTTTAATTATTTTGATATTAGGACAATTGGCTGCTTTTTATGGTCGGCGTTTGAGTGCTGAATTAGCAGCAACAGAAGCTTTGCGTCAAAGCGAAGAACGCCTAGAAGAATTGGTAAAAGAGCGCACTCAAGAATTAGAAGCGGCAAAATTGATTGCCGAAGCAGCCAACCGTACAAAGTCAGAATTTCTAGCTAATATGAATCATGAATTACGAACACCGCTAACTGCAATAATTGGGTTTTCGAGTGTACTTTTAGAGAAAGTCTTTGGTTCATTGAACGACAAACAGGAACAGTATGTTAGGGGAATCAATAAGTGCGGATATCAACAGTTAAATCTGATTAATGACTTGTTAGATTTAGCTAAAATTGAGGCAGGACGAGAAGAATTAGATATTGTCACTTTAGCAGTAGAACCTATTTGTCAAGACTGTCTTGCAGTGATTCGCGAACAAGCGATCGCTCGCGGTTTAGATTTATTATTAGAAATTGCGCCAGATATTACTATTTGTAATGCTGACGATCGCCGATTGCGGCAGATATTATTAAATTTACTCTCAAATGCTGTCAAGTTTACCGAATTCGGCTTTGTAAAACTAAAAGTTGAGAAAAAGTCTGGCTTTATTAACTTTGCGGTAATCGATACTGGTATTGGTATTTCCCCAGAGGATCAACAAAAGCTTTTTCAAACGTTTCAGCAAGTCGGTAGCGATCGCGATCGTCAACGTCAAGGTACAGGACTAGGTCTTGCTTTGTCAAAAAATTTAGCCCTACTTCATGGTGGTGATATTACAGTTGAGTCTGAATTAGGAAAGGGTAGTAATTTAACTTTACTTTTACCCGAATCGCCAGTAGGTAATTCTTTGCAAAAAGTTGTCAAAGAATAA
- a CDS encoding acyltransferase, whose product MNNHGYISKWKKIQETVLTNLLKGIPTNFVGSKLRTSLYRNIFGKIGNSVYIQHGVEFINTPCIEIGNNVQILRGVNLDASGDKNNKIYLANGVGLNYGVDINALRNTCIYIDESTFIGPYVCIAGPGNIKIGKNCLIAAQTGIFANNHIFSDPTQLIGLQGITRKGIVIEDDCWLGSGVKVLDGVTIGKGSVIGAGSVVTKNIPPFSVAVGVPARVIKSRNTQIAESSMLRLT is encoded by the coding sequence ATGAATAATCACGGCTATATCTCAAAGTGGAAAAAAATCCAAGAAACTGTTTTAACTAACTTGTTAAAAGGTATACCTACAAATTTCGTGGGTAGCAAATTACGAACTTCGCTGTATCGTAATATTTTTGGCAAAATAGGTAACTCAGTTTATATTCAACACGGAGTTGAATTCATCAACACTCCTTGTATTGAAATAGGCAATAATGTGCAGATTTTACGAGGTGTTAATCTCGATGCGAGTGGAGATAAAAACAATAAAATTTATTTAGCAAATGGAGTTGGTCTTAACTATGGTGTTGACATAAATGCGTTAAGAAATACGTGTATATATATAGATGAATCTACCTTCATCGGTCCTTATGTTTGTATTGCTGGTCCCGGCAATATTAAGATTGGTAAAAACTGTTTAATTGCGGCACAAACCGGAATATTCGCTAATAATCATATTTTTTCAGATCCCACCCAGTTGATTGGTTTACAAGGTATAACTCGCAAGGGAATTGTAATTGAAGATGATTGTTGGTTAGGTTCTGGAGTGAAGGTATTAGATGGAGTCACTATCGGTAAAGGCAGTGTTATTGGTGCCGGTTCTGTTGTGACCAAAAATATTCCTCCTTTTTCAGTTGCTGTAGGTGTTCCTGCACGAGTAATTAAAAGCCGTAATACCCAAATTGCAGAATCTTCAATGTTAAGGTTGACCTAA
- a CDS encoding acyltransferase family protein encodes MIQLIERPANKRLRLEYLDGLRGLAAVYVVFVHIEPSIGEQLPNLLELFMKTLRYGRVSVVVFIILSGYVLMASVVRSPNGYVAGGLLGYIKRRSRRILPPYYAALFLCVLLAAAIFILEKFTSFQWNEIAGKGPFSPYFSLSDFCSHLLLIHNLIPGAYMSINPPLWTVATEWQLYFLFPLFLLPIWQRFGLTSVVIAAFLIGIAPLYLFNGLFETASPWFLGLFALGMAAADIGLSQKSKLITIRNSLPWGVLTIIFTGVAFLTEWRKLGLHIWISESFFGLAAACLFIYCTKFAIADKKLPSILRVFEHPIAIALGVFSYSLYLTHGPVLVLVRYFLFSLQLSPVLFAVTSYTLGLATSLVIGYLFYLLFERPFISGFLKKRKVKDAVS; translated from the coding sequence ATGATTCAATTAATAGAAAGACCTGCGAACAAACGGCTGCGTCTTGAGTATTTAGATGGATTACGTGGACTGGCAGCAGTGTATGTGGTATTTGTCCATATAGAACCATCTATAGGAGAACAATTGCCTAATTTGTTAGAACTTTTTATGAAAACATTAAGATATGGTCGCGTTAGTGTTGTAGTGTTTATAATACTTTCTGGCTACGTTTTGATGGCATCAGTAGTTCGCTCCCCAAACGGTTATGTAGCTGGAGGTTTGTTGGGTTATATTAAGCGGCGATCGCGTCGAATTTTACCACCATACTATGCTGCTCTTTTTTTATGTGTCTTACTAGCAGCAGCAATATTTATATTAGAGAAATTTACTAGTTTCCAATGGAATGAAATAGCTGGTAAAGGTCCATTTTCTCCTTATTTTTCCTTGAGTGATTTCTGCTCTCACCTGCTACTAATTCACAATCTTATTCCAGGTGCATACATGTCCATTAATCCACCATTGTGGACAGTGGCTACAGAATGGCAGTTATACTTTTTATTTCCGCTATTCTTACTACCTATATGGCAACGTTTTGGATTAACTTCAGTTGTTATCGCTGCTTTTTTAATTGGAATAGCACCCTTATATCTTTTCAATGGGTTGTTTGAAACAGCTAGTCCTTGGTTTCTTGGTTTATTTGCCTTGGGAATGGCAGCAGCAGATATTGGACTTTCGCAAAAATCGAAATTAATTACTATTAGAAATTCTCTACCGTGGGGTGTATTGACAATTATATTTACTGGCGTAGCTTTTTTAACTGAGTGGCGAAAATTGGGATTGCATATATGGATTAGTGAGAGTTTTTTTGGTTTAGCAGCTGCTTGTTTATTTATTTACTGCACCAAGTTTGCGATCGCTGACAAAAAGCTACCTTCAATCCTACGTGTATTTGAGCATCCGATTGCGATCGCACTCGGAGTATTTTCTTATAGTCTGTATCTCACTCATGGACCAGTATTAGTGTTGGTACGTTACTTTCTTTTTAGTCTGCAATTATCTCCAGTATTATTTGCGGTTACATCTTACACATTAGGTCTGGCAACGTCGTTAGTAATTGGGTATTTGTTTTACTTACTTTTTGAAAGACCATTTATATCTGGTTTCTTAAAGAAGCGGAAAGTCAAAGATGCAGTAAGTTGA
- a CDS encoding acyltransferase family protein: protein MKQLTRTSTEERIRLHFLDGIRGLAALYVVFCHILPHQGENLPLWISLPTKLLRYGSFSVAIFIVLSGYCLMLPVTRSQTGYIPGNLFNYFKKRARRIIPPFYAAIIFCCILALIILTLERFTTFKWHEVQYDWFSPRFSVVDVILHFLVIHNLLPGSDVYIMNIPLWSVALEWQIYFLFPLVFLPVLRRWGLLPVIAIAFLIGLTPHYLFNNYMDPSRPWFVGSFTIGMTAAEIAFSQQPQLRKLNKSLPWGKLAAIFAGVAIITEWKKLGVDAWIFETFASIAAACLIIYCTKIVIERKTPPLIMRLFEHPIAIALSTFSYSLYLTHGPVETLINHWLVTLNMSPVIFAVTLYLLSVGISLIFAYFFYLVFERPFMSGFLKKRKVKDAIS, encoded by the coding sequence ATGAAACAATTAACCAGGACATCTACTGAGGAGAGAATACGTCTGCATTTCTTAGATGGAATACGTGGTTTGGCAGCATTGTATGTGGTATTTTGTCATATTTTGCCGCACCAAGGGGAAAACTTACCACTATGGATAAGTTTGCCAACAAAACTATTAAGATATGGTTCTTTTAGTGTGGCAATTTTTATTGTACTTTCTGGCTACTGTTTAATGTTGCCAGTAACTCGCTCTCAAACAGGTTATATTCCCGGAAATTTATTTAATTACTTTAAAAAAAGAGCCAGAAGGATTATACCACCTTTTTATGCAGCTATTATTTTCTGCTGTATATTAGCTCTGATAATATTAACTTTAGAACGATTTACAACTTTTAAATGGCATGAGGTTCAGTACGATTGGTTTTCTCCTCGTTTCTCTGTTGTAGATGTAATTTTGCACTTTCTAGTAATTCATAATTTGCTTCCAGGAAGTGATGTTTATATTATGAATATACCATTATGGAGTGTGGCTTTAGAATGGCAAATTTACTTTTTATTTCCTTTAGTTTTTCTACCTGTGTTGCGACGTTGGGGTTTGTTGCCAGTTATAGCGATCGCTTTTTTAATTGGACTTACACCCCACTATTTATTTAATAATTATATGGACCCAAGCCGTCCTTGGTTTGTCGGTTCATTTACTATCGGAATGACTGCGGCAGAAATCGCATTTTCACAACAGCCACAACTGAGAAAACTCAATAAATCTTTGCCGTGGGGTAAGCTTGCGGCGATTTTTGCTGGCGTTGCTATTATTACTGAATGGAAAAAATTAGGAGTTGATGCTTGGATTTTCGAGACTTTCGCGAGTATAGCTGCCGCTTGTCTAATAATCTACTGCACCAAGATTGTGATTGAGCGGAAAACACCACCTTTAATTATGAGACTATTCGAGCATCCGATTGCGATCGCACTCTCGACATTTTCCTACAGTCTGTATCTCACTCACGGACCAGTAGAAACGCTAATCAATCACTGGCTTGTTACTTTAAATATGTCTCCGGTAATCTTTGCAGTGACATTGTACTTATTGAGTGTGGGAATCTCGTTAATATTTGCGTATTTCTTTTACTTAGTCTTTGAGCGACCTTTTATGTCTGGTTTCTTAAAAAAGCGGAAAGTCAAAGATGCAATTAGTTGA
- a CDS encoding NupC/NupG family nucleoside CNT transporter — protein sequence MERAISALGVLVFIAISYALSNNRRAIRWRTIAWGLGLEFVFALLILKTPGGLAVFKSLGDVVSNFLAFSDEGAKFVFGENFKEHLFAFQVLPTIIFFSAFISVLYHYGILQWVVNGLAWVMMKTMKTSGAESLSTAGNIFLGPTESPLIVKPFVATMTQSELFAVMTGGFATIAGGVLGAYLSFGIPAEHLIAAFFMTAPTSLVVAKLLYPETEVSDTAGKVKMDVQTNYVNVIDAATTGALDGVKLAVNVGVMIIAFLGLLAAVNALLGWLGALVNLPQLSLEWILSFIMAPLAWLMGVPLADCGQVGALLGKKTILNEFIAYVDLGKLIKEGKISQRAVIIATYALCNFANIGSIGITIGGITGMAPNRQHDLARMGVSSMIGGLLAGFITACIAGMLV from the coding sequence ATGGAACGAGCTATTTCCGCATTGGGTGTATTAGTTTTCATCGCCATATCCTATGCCTTATCTAACAACCGTCGCGCTATACGGTGGCGAACTATCGCTTGGGGGTTGGGTTTGGAGTTTGTATTTGCACTGCTGATTTTGAAAACTCCCGGCGGTTTAGCTGTGTTTAAATCTCTCGGCGATGTGGTAAGTAATTTTTTAGCATTCTCTGATGAAGGTGCTAAATTTGTCTTTGGAGAAAATTTTAAAGAGCATTTATTTGCCTTTCAAGTGCTACCAACAATTATCTTTTTCTCTGCCTTTATCAGTGTATTGTACCATTACGGTATTTTGCAGTGGGTGGTGAATGGGCTGGCGTGGGTGATGATGAAGACAATGAAAACATCAGGGGCTGAATCTTTATCGACTGCTGGTAATATCTTTTTGGGACCGACTGAATCACCGTTAATTGTTAAACCCTTTGTCGCAACAATGACGCAATCAGAATTGTTCGCGGTAATGACAGGCGGTTTTGCTACAATTGCCGGTGGAGTACTGGGTGCTTATTTATCGTTTGGTATACCAGCAGAACACTTGATTGCCGCATTCTTTATGACAGCTCCCACTTCCCTTGTGGTAGCAAAACTGCTTTATCCAGAAACGGAAGTTTCCGATACGGCGGGTAAAGTAAAGATGGATGTTCAGACGAATTACGTCAATGTGATTGATGCTGCAACTACGGGAGCGCTTGACGGCGTTAAATTAGCCGTTAATGTCGGGGTGATGATTATTGCCTTTTTGGGATTGTTAGCCGCTGTAAATGCGCTGCTGGGATGGTTGGGAGCGCTTGTTAATTTACCGCAGTTGTCATTGGAATGGATATTATCTTTTATCATGGCACCTTTGGCGTGGTTGATGGGCGTGCCTTTAGCTGATTGCGGACAAGTCGGAGCGTTGTTGGGTAAAAAGACGATTCTGAATGAGTTTATTGCTTACGTGGATTTAGGGAAACTGATTAAGGAAGGCAAAATTTCTCAACGAGCAGTAATTATTGCCACTTACGCGCTGTGTAATTTTGCGAATATCGGCTCAATCGGGATTACCATCGGCGGAATTACGGGGATGGCACCGAACCGGCAGCACGATTTGGCACGTATGGGTGTAAGCTCAATGATTGGTGGATTGCTTGCGGGTTTTATCACCGCTTGTATTGCTGGGATGTTGGTATGA
- a CDS encoding peptidase has translation MIRSFRKYHRQIAIALCIPLFLTVLTGMGFTIAHEWLHQDELGEFLLGLHTLEILHLEKIYPLLNGLGLVGLLITGVSMTGLFRQRSEKRN, from the coding sequence ATGATACGTAGTTTTAGAAAATACCATCGCCAAATTGCGATCGCTCTTTGTATCCCCTTATTTCTCACCGTACTCACCGGCATGGGTTTTACTATTGCCCATGAATGGTTGCACCAAGATGAGTTAGGTGAATTTCTCCTCGGACTTCACACCTTGGAAATCTTACATTTAGAGAAAATTTATCCCCTCTTAAACGGTTTGGGGTTAGTCGGCTTGTTGATCACTGGTGTAAGTATGACAGGTTTATTTCGCCAACGCTCTGAGAAAAGAAACTAA